One Miscanthus floridulus cultivar M001 chromosome 11, ASM1932011v1, whole genome shotgun sequence DNA window includes the following coding sequences:
- the LOC136493949 gene encoding peroxidase 16-like — MARARAGGLLLLLRGAALVTVVAVLLGGMVGAARAQLRQNYYGSSCPSAESTVRSVISQRLQQSFAVGPGTLRLFFHDCFVRGCDASVMLMSPNGDDESHSGADATLSPDAVDAINKAKAAVEALPGCAGKVSCADILAMAARDVVSLLGGPNYAVELGRLDGKTFNRAIVKHVLPGPGFNLDQLNSLFAQNGLTQTDMIALSGAHTIGVTHCDKFVRRIYTFKQRLAWNPPMNLDFLRSLRRVCPINYSPTAFAMLDVTTPKVFDNAYFNNLRYNKGLLASDQVLFTDRRSRPTVNLFAANSTAFNEAFVAAMAKLGRIGVKTGSDGEIRRVCTAVN, encoded by the exons ATGGCGAGAGCTCGAGccggcggcctcctcctcctcctgcgcgGCGCGGCGCTGGTGACGGTGGTGGCCGTGCTGCTGGGCGGCATGGTGGGCGCCGCGAGGGCGCAGCTGCGGCAGAACTACTACGGCAGCTCGTGCCCCAGCGCGGAGTCCACGGTGCGCTCCGTCATCTCGCAGCGCCTCCAGCAGAGCTTCGCCGTCGGGCCCGGCACGCTCCGCCTcttcttccacgactgcttcgtcagA GGATGCGACGCGTCGGTGATGCTGATGTCGCCCAACGGGGACGACGAGAGCCACAGCGGCGCGGACGCGACGCTGTCGCCGGACGCCGTGGACGCCATCAACAAGGCGAAGGCGGCCGTGGAGGCGCTCCCCGGGTGTGCCGGCAAGGTCTCGTGCGCGGACATCCTCGCCATGGCCGCACGTGACGTCGTCTCCCTG TTGGGCGGGCCAAACTACGCGGTGGAGCTGGGGCGGCTGGACGGCAAGACGTTCAACAGGGCCATCGTGAAGCACGTCCTCCCGGGCCCCGGCTTCAACCTGGACCAGCTCAACTCCCTCTTCGCCCAGAACGGCCTCACCCAGACGGACATGATCGCCCTCTCAG GCGCGCACACGATCGGGGTGACGCACTGCGACAAGTTCGTGCGGCGGATCTACACGTTCAAGCAGCGGCTGGCGTGGAACCCGCCGATGAACCTCGACTTCCTGCGGTCGCTGCGGCGGGTGTGCCCCATCAACTACAGCCCCACGGCGTTCGCGATGCTGGACGTCACCACGCCCAAGGTCTTCGACAACGCCTACTTCAACAACCTCCGCTACAACAAGGGCTTGCTGGCGTCCGACCAGGTGCTCTTCACCGACCGCCGATCCCGCCCCACCGTCAACCTCTTCGCCGCCAACAGCACCGCCTTCAACGAGGCATTCGTCGCTGCCATGGCAAAGCTCGGCAGGATCGGGGTCAAGACCGGCAGCGACGGCGAGATACGCCGCGTCTGCACCGCCGTCAACTAG